A region of the Pseudomonas asiatica genome:
TCGCCGTTAGCGCCATGCAAGCACAGTGCTATCACCTTGTAATTAATGCATTCATAGTACGGAGCGCGCTTCTTGACCAGGATGGGCAAGCGTCCGGGCTCAGGAACTCTCCCGCACCATCAACTCGAAGCCCAGGTCCTGCTGCGCATTCGGCACCCGCTTGCCATCGAGCAACGCCAGCAGCGCCTGTGCAGCACCGCGCCCCACGGCGGCCCGAGGCGTGCGAATCGAGGTCAGCCGCGGCACCATGTGCGCCGAGGCCGGCAGGTCGTTGAAACCGACCATCGCCACCTGCCGCGGCACCTCCACCCCTTGGCGCAATGCCTGCAGCACCGCGCCCTGGGCCAGGTCGTCGTTGCAGAAGAAGATACCGTCGACATCCGGCGCCTGTTGCAGCAGCTGGCTGAACAACGCGCTGCCCAGGGCAATGGAAGAAGGCTCCGGCGCCAGCACTTCCAGCTCGGCCGCCTGCAAGCCGGCCTCGGCCAACGCCTGGCGGAACCCTTCGGCACGCTGCATCACCCGCGGGTCGAGCTGCGCGGCGATGAACGCCAGGCGCTTGCGCCCGCGCTCGATCAGGTGGCGGGCCGCGGCGCGCCCGGCCTGCTGCTGCGAGAAGCCGACCGACAACGCCCCTGCCTCGCCATTCAGTTCCATCATGTGCACACAGGGCACGCCACTGGCCGCCAGCAT
Encoded here:
- a CDS encoding LacI family DNA-binding transcriptional regulator, producing MSRTGSRTTGRPTLAEVARLSGVSPITASRALRGVSTVAPELVEKVVAAAASLGYVANPAARALASARSQSVVVLIPSLSNQLFIDTLEAIHEVMRPRGLEVLIGNYHYDLAEEENLIRNYLAYQPCGMLLTGFERSEASRQMLAASGVPCVHMMELNGEAGALSVGFSQQQAGRAAARHLIERGRKRLAFIAAQLDPRVMQRAEGFRQALAEAGLQAAELEVLAPEPSSIALGSALFSQLLQQAPDVDGIFFCNDDLAQGAVLQALRQGVEVPRQVAMVGFNDLPASAHMVPRLTSIRTPRAAVGRGAAQALLALLDGKRVPNAQQDLGFELMVRESS